The stretch of DNA GGCTTTGCTGATGGCAAGGGTTGATGATGTTGATGTGTTTCATCATCACTGTAATCATCATGGTGATTAGATCAAAGTTACTTCAAATCGTAACTCGTCAAACTGACTGAATTCATGTCCAGGCCATCTGGCTTGTGTCACTGGAAACTTGATCATAGTTTATATTTTATTGGTCCACTGTAACCATTGCTATGATGGTTCATGAATACATGAATAAAACAATTAAAGATTAGACAGGTCCTTCCCTCCATCACTTTTATCGTTGTGGATAAGATGATATAACACAACTGAATCTTTACCTGTTATGTGCATTATAAACTTTTGTCCCCAATGAAACAAATGCATAATatgcacaaacagacagacatgaaCTTTGGTTTGTGTAGGCACACCCAGTGAACTTGTACAGCATATCAAGGCTTCTTAAAGGTTCTGCAACCTACACTTGTTGGGAAATATTATCTTTTGTTTGCTTGTAACCAAGCTATGTGCTAGGTGTGACGTCCCTGAAGCAACCAAACCTCCTGAGCAATCACCATGGAGATGGGCTTTTATCAGAAATGAGATACCAATGTCACACAAAGTGGGGTGGTCAATATCAGTCCACTTGAGCTTATCTTCTTGAGGAGTGGATCGATGTTGCAATGTTCTAGACATTAGACTTAAACATGAAGGAATGGGGAATGTCATTGTAGGAAGTGACGAAGGTCTATACCAGATGACCCGACCCGTCATTCCAATATGGCATTCACAAACATTCCAAAAGGACAGTTGCTGTGACTATTACGGTACTGGAAATTATGAGGCGAATGCAGACAGTAATCAATGTAATTTAAATGCTTCCTCATTTCTGAAACTGACTCGCAGGCTCATTAATTTATAGCCACACCTTGCAAGATTAAAAACATTGTAGTAACGCCATGATTAAACCCATCACAAATAACAAAAACACGAGTGAtatacaaaaaaatgaaataaacaaacatgcacgcCTTTGCAGGAAGTACCTGCCTGCTAGTCAATAAATAAGTCTAGAATGTAATACAAAGGACCAAAAATTAAACAGCTGCCACCATATGCCATAGACTTATGGTATGAATGTGTTGACAGTCACAGTGAATTGCATCAGAGCATATACTGTAAGAACACTGCCAAATACAATGCCTTTGGCATGTTCCTGCATAAATGGATGATGTTATGGGACATTGCTCAAATGGGTGTACGCTATCTAACTACACTTTCCTGACTGTTTTAACATGAATTTAACCCAAAGGAACATTTTGCAGTCTTTTCTTTGTCTCATCAAAATAAATACTGTAAGCTCTTTTTGAGAGCAACCCGTATTTGGACCTGTAGGCTCTCTCCTAAACTCTTTAGGGGAACTAAGAGACTAAACAATACAtcaagaagtaaaaaaaaagctattttACGATCTTAAGTTAAAAGTTAACTGAATAAGAGGATGAGGAGTGAGGAGAAGGGAGAAAAGGGCAAcactaagcgctttcagacatacgtgtaagaccggaggttctgccgatgttaaacggtggggccgtatatctgaacgacataaccggtcatatggaagtccgaatttagccggttgttctactactccccccccctagtatttcctccgtacattatgtaaatgtgctgtgtctgaacgaggcgtagaacatgcgttaaaattcacacctagtgagagggcgcgttggtgacgtttctttcgtgcgtccatgtggttatcTGActtagtgttatgatggagtggcatattggacctggaaagatgcagacatcacggagctactgtccatgagggcatacaacattttgatagaacacatgaagggaacggcattgacgacaataacaggagtaggcctatttaataaattgttagcaaacacggttttctgttcattgatacctcgctgatatttgttgagcatatatgcctagagaaaattaAAACGAAGAAAagcaactttgttccaagctcaaGTTCCAAGGAACTTGAACTTCTGTTATGTAATGCAATCTTCCAAGGAACTTGACCTTCTGTTATGTAATGCAAACTAgacagccattttttttttaactaaccCTAAATCTAAGTATATGGAGGACTGAAAAAAAGGATTTTAAACCCAGCAATGATGCTGTGGATATCAACTAGGATCTGTACTGCCCCCTAGTGCATCATGGCAATACTGTCTAACTGTCCATTTGATTGCAAAACCATATCCTCCATTCCccacaaaaaagaaatatatataataagtGTTGATGTGATTAACATTCTTAAAACTTGAAACCTCTATTTATGCAACATAACTCTTCACTTGTTTACACAGGGTAGTTACGGTGTTCCTCAAAAGTAGTGAAGAGTATATGTAAACGTAACAAAGCCTCTAGAAATACCTAAATGAGGTGGAGAGGAAAGTCAGGCAAAATGACTGGAAAGACTTATTCAAAGCTAGAGAGAGTTGTCTGTGCTTATTTACTCAGGTCAAGCACTGTGGCAATGTCTTTAGCACTGTTTAACAGAGTTGTACTTACAGGCTGGCTGGTGTTTGCTCACCTGTCCTTTATGACGACTGTCAGCCATAAAATGGGAAAAGCTGTTGGCTTACTGACAGTAGGTGTGTTGTGGTTTTTCCATTACAAACGCCACACCATTGGTAGGTTTTATATTTGCGTGTTGCGTAAACGTGCCGTTTTTGTTGTCATCAGAGAAAAAccagggggtattccaagtgcGTGGTTcggtgacaaacctgggtaagttaactcataAAAAGTattaaacctcctaatagaagagctgtatggttTCATTTACCACttactgagttaacttacccagatttgtcactaaaccacatacttggaatacccccccaACTCTGACCAACAGACGTGGAAATGTATGGACCCACTTATTTTGTCTGGGCTACCCTCTCATAACCAAACATGCTAGTTTTCAATGGATGCATGGTTTTAATATTTCTGACCTCCCTGTTGATATCACATCAAATATCACAAGACGATCATTCAAGATTCAACAAAGCTTGGTAGAGATCACTTAGCAAAAAGAGATCACTTAGCAAACTCTGACTCATATACCTCTGTAAAGATTcaaattaaacaaaaacaaaaaaaatcatagTTATCTTTGACTGCTATTTTAAAGATCTTGTGAACAGATGGTGTAGTGTCTCCAGCCAGCCACCCCTCTGTATTTCTACAAGAATCAGAGACTGACAGACCCTGACATTTTCAAACTCACACCTGAATCAGCACCTGtattttgtgtttgaaaatggAGTAGGCTACAACCAGTTTTGGATACCATTGATATAGAAATGTCAAAATATAGCCTTATGGACTATTGAAATAGGCTACTCTCTTTCTAAAGATTGGCTCTAATATTTTGTTGTAAGATATTAAAGTAATACTGGTAACAATTCAGCATTCGAAAAATAAAACACTTCATGTGTTTTCCTATACCTTCTCATTAAAGGATTTAACTTGTTTACATTTGCACCTAACCTGCAGCTGTTGTTTCCTGTTTCTTGTCTTAACTAAGGTTTTGGGAGGATAAAGTTAAAGTTGGTGGAGAAAGTTAAAAACGTTAACTTTAATCAAGCTCAACAGGACACACCCCAATGGAGAGTGATATCATGTTGCCGCTTATCTCTTCATTTCTGAGGTTATTAAAGTTCTATTCTTGGAGACAAGCTCTAATAGAGGTCAATTAAGTTATAAATCTTCATATGATCAACATTCCAGGACATAACCTTATCTGTTAAAATAACACAATATTTTTGTCAATTGTTAACATACTGGGTACCAAATTCCTCTAAAAACCAATAAAAGGCGTCTCTGAAATGATGCTTCTAACAGCCACAACAATGCATTATGCTCCTAAATGCCATTACAGTGCAATACCAGCCATTCCACGTGCACAGCGACTCCATTCTCTGCATTGCACATCAGTGTAGCATCAGTGTGAGCTTAAAGCTGTtattttaatgtgaaataacatCATGTTACTTTAACATCTTGAGATTTGCAAAAATCATAAATCAGTGGTTAACTATTCACAACCATATTTTGGATTAACCATTAGGACCATGATCAATGTTCCAGGGTGTGGTGTTTGGGTCAAATTTGTTCCTCATGACGACTCTTCTAGAAAATCTCTTAAAACATTTTTGTGTTTCGGTTACAACTGCATTGATTTGAACTCCGCCTTTCATTCACATATATTCTTATTAGATCTGATTTCATGTGCCACGCCATAcaaccctcctccctccccttctctttttctctcaactctccctcttgcctattctcatgatatactgtaacaatatatagtacTACTCattacttattgacattaaccattttgattttcagtaatactaacccactctacatctctctttcttcccccttactgtacctcactcgtgaggtatatcatcaccagtcatcaaccatccatGTGTTGGCCCTCCTCTCAGGCACTTTAATCACTTGCATCATGTGATGTCAGGTGTTCAATTAGTATAAGTATGGGCTGCTAGGTACCCGTCTTATGTCTGAGGAAGGGCAGTGTGTCCCGAAACGTCACATGTGGTgaataaaaaggaaaaacaataaTGGAGCTCTAGTGTGTGGACTTCTTTGTCATTTTTAttggccctcctctcacccatctcacctgaagtcccatcctcgaCTGCTCTATTATGGTCCCCCTATCTGGATTTCTGGCCCGTACAGCCCAATCACCTGCCTAggacaactctgcccggattcctggcctgTCTGCCGACCCATCACATGCCCCTTgacaactcccttcccctggacaattccaacgCCGGACTATTTGcactttctgtcactaaatcaTGATAAAACGCATTACCAtaccggatacgtaatcatcccacctctaactttcacctcaggtgctttaaacaccatgtcctattctctacacctgactctcatatgcatttgtcatgtatacagaccttactgtcctgtattgaccctaggcagatggctCAGGCCCTTGGGtcatggatctgctcgaggtttcttcctatactgtatgtatctcccattctagggagtttttccctcACCCccgttacccatgggcctctctctttcttcttcctcttttccttctcttgattgcctacattctgtaaagcaccatgatacatgtgtaatgttttggcgctctataagcacaataaagtGAAATTGATAATTGCTAGTTGCAGATTCATAGTCGATTAGTCGGTCACACATTTTGAGCTATTGGCTAACTGGTCTGACTTCCAGTAAATTATACTAAGCTAGGCAAACAAGCCTCACGCTGGGTTAATGCACACACGGAGAAGAGAAGGGTGCAGTAAGCATCCTCTTACCTAACTAGATGCCAAATAAGCTAATATCCCAAGAAGTTGGCGTATTCCTTTAAACAAGTAAAATCTGAATTTTGAAGTTGTTTCCTCAAAGGACAGAAATCTATTGATTACCAAAATAAATCACTGTAATACACTCTGGGCCAACTCATCCTCTTGCTATGTAAATAAGTCTGTCCTTCCTGAAAAGTTAATCATATTCGATCTTTCCATAAAGGTTCAAAAGTGTCCATTCACGGTGACTGTGCGATTCATTTTATGGTTACAGTCGTGTTTACTCACTCAATCTTAGACCTCTGGTACGTTCTCGTAACAAAAGGTTTTTATTGGCTTACCTAATCATTTATAAAGTCATCTGATGGGCAGAACCATGTAAAACAAGTTCTGAATGGATTAGGGACATATACGCTACAAAAAATTTGGTGCATTGATGGTGATCACAGAAAAGCCatataaaataacaaaaaaaaacttcataTCATGCATATCAGAAAAAAAGtcagaatgaaagaaaaaaaaaaaagaaaaaaaaaaaaaacacatttagtgTATTTGTACATTATTGTAAACAAAAGTCATTCTAGACACCTTatcaaaaaacacattttttatggCAAGTAACAAAAAGTAAGATGGGGAGGGTGGGGAGAGATGGGAAATCATCATAAAAGAGAGAATCCTAAAAAAAGGGGGCATCAACCTACAACCCAACACTGCTTAGCATGACTCACTGGGTCAAAAACGAAACAcgaaaaggaaaaaaacaaactatGTGTTCATTTGCACCTCCGGTCAAGTTTCTCCCCAGCACAGCCAACACAGGAGGCGTTACAAAATTATTACAGGGCTACTCTATCCCAAACTAGTGGCGACTTTGGGATGAATAAGGACCCAAGAAGAGTACACCATTACCTGGGATGTGtgttctgttttcatttttttttttttttagtctcaATTGCTATTCACTACATACATCGTAACACTTGTCCCTGGGATTTTGcacaaaaaaaaattatatcttCCTTGTTTTCCATTTGCATTGATATGAGGTATATTATGGTCAATCctactttttgtttttcaaaaatcACTTTAGCAATACTCCATTCCATTGTTCTCTCTTCGAAACCATAGCGCATAGCTGGGGtgggcaaaaaagaaaaaaaaaggggcGTCTTTACCTCTGGTGATGTTTCACCCAGAAAGGTGACCACTGAACCCCACCCTCGACAGGTCTTGGGGAACAGAGAAAAAACAAGAGAAGGCCAGCACCCCACCTGTAAAACATCACACTCTGGCCACTCAAgacaataataattaaaaaaaaaaaattaaaaaaaagtttaacaaaATAATCATCTAACCATGGAAGTCAAAGCAGATTAGTGTTCAGTCACAAAAGGAAGTCATCAAAAATTGCATTACCATTTAgatgggaggggagagggagatgggcaAGGGAGAGGGGGCAAAACAATCACTTTGCTCACATCAAAAAGTCCTCCTTCTCGATCACcatgttcctgatttttcaaaagtcttttcttttttttttttttgtcttttgtttcattccattttctttcaaaagagccaacaaaatacatttttaaaaaaccaCAGGTTTTAGGTCCAGAAAAAAAACTAGCATGTATTTTTTTCCATGTTCTGTTTTCATTTGCACAATGATGGTGTGTCGGATGTTGGCTTGTGTCAGCaggggattaaaaaaaaaaaaaaaaaatattcggCCCATTTTGTTTGCATGCACTGACCACACCTGAGTCAGTGTTTGAGGTGGAGAGGTAGGATTGCCCTAAATGTGGCCACTCTCATGGAgcaaaaatattatatatataaaaaaaaaaaaacattaatattTAAATACACTTTAATACAAAGAAGGCCCTGTAACTTGAACCCAAGGCTCCACTACATATCAATATAACGAACAATAATGGCATAGCATCCAAGTCCCCCCACCCTGCCCCATCTAACCACCCCCACCATACCCAAATGCCCTTGATCATAACCCTACCCGCTCTCAACTCATCCCACCCCCTCCCAAAACACATCCCCTTTTCCCACTAAACTCACAGCTTTctccacaaaaagaaaaaaaaatcaaaatttgatttttgaaaatcaaaatTTAAATGAGACTGGGCtgaatcagttttttttttttcctcaatgGTTAAAACGGCTGGTTAAAAAAGTGCTCATTGACTCCTTGCAAAAGAAGAggatgaccaaaaaaaaaagtcaaacaaATCAAGGGAACAAAAACCAGAGAGTAAAACAAAGCAAAGGATGATGGGAGCTAAATCAGTGCTCAGCATACCCCCTCATCACCATGGaaacggggtgtgtgtgtgtgtgtgtgagagagagagagagagagatgaaagggtgtgtttatgtctaaAACAAAGGTACCATAATCTCCATAACATCACTAGTAGTGGAAAAGGTCTGTCAGTGACTGAATGCACAGATTCATGATTGGCTACAGTCTTCCCTTTCTGTAGGAAGTTTTTTAAatgcataaacaaaacaaaaaagcttCAATGTACTTACATAAGTAAACCTTTCAAAGTTGCCtcatcatgaaaaaaaaaatgaggaaaaaaaataacCTCTTAGTTTGCTGCTTTTTTCCTGAGTAATACTTTTCATTATTGTAACAGACAATACATAGGGTTTTTTGCCTTTTGAACTCTGGGCCTCTCCCTGACACATTATTACTGTAATCATTATCATTAATATTTTACAAATGCATCCTGATTGCTAAAACACACAGGGGTTTTTAGGAACACAAGCCAGTTCATAGCTACCCTCTAGATTTCattgaggaagaaaaaaaaaaaaaaatacatttaaaacctacaaaaaaacaatatacaCACTACgctgttttttaaaataaagacaaaGACTGAATACATATTAAAAAGGAGtactttttttagaaaaaaattGCATGAGGTCTTGAAGACCTTCCCTGGTAGAGTCTCATATTAACAATTAATGGCAGTGTAGTaagtctttctctgtcttgttTAACGGTTGTTATAAAATGgatttggggggagggggttgaaGTGGGGTCGATTAGGTTTCCAATGTTCTGAAGTTTCCAACTGAGGTTGGAAGAcaccgccccctcccccctccttggACGACCCTATTTACCTGTAACTTTGGCTCGTGGGAGTTTTGGATCCTGAGCTAGCGGGCTCGCCGACGTCCGCCAACAGACTAGTATACCCTGAGAATTCCGAGACGGTAGTCCGCGGCAACCGGTGGTCGTCAGCGCCGCCGTACGCCGACAGCGGGGGTCCCACGGCCGGACTTGAACTGCGCGCCGAAGGCCTGGGCGAAGTTCTCGATCTGGTACGTGGAACGCAGGTCCACCTCCTTGGAGGGGTCCAGCGGCGCCAGGTCGGGGTACGCCGGCCCGTTTCCCGCGTTGCCGTTGGTGCCAGCGCCGGTTCCACCATCCGAGTTCCCACCTCCTGCAGAACTGCCGCCGTTTTTCCCGTCCTTCTGACCCGCGGATCCCGCCCCGTTAGCCATGTCGGAGGTCAGCTGGAAGGGCGGCGAGTGCTGCTTCTCCAGCTGGTCGAGCTCTTGCGACGGGGTGAGTTGCTGGTGGCTGGTCGGCTCCAGGCTGCTGAGGTGGTACGAGCCCGACGAGCCCGAGGCGTGGCTGTTGGGCGAGGGTGCCGACACCAGCATGCTGTAGTGGGACTTGGTGCCGCCGGAAGACGAGGACGAGGAAGAAGGGGCCAGTGGCGAGCTTACGGGCTGTGTGTAGCCGCAGTCCATCGGCGAGGTGGTGTACACGTGCTTGTCAGAGAAGAGGGTGGAGGATGAGGGACTGCTGGTGGTCAGAAGGGTGGGGAAGGGCGCCGAGGGGCCGAGAGCAAAGCCCGAGCTGTGGCTGGTACGCTCCAGGGTCTGCAGCAGGAACTTGGAGTACTCGCTCATCACCACAGTCTTGTCGCCAGAGCCGCCTGGCGAGCCATCATCGTCGTGGCCCACCACTTCGGCCGGCTGCAGATCCACGTGATGCCCGGACAGGTCGAAGGTCACATCAtcgtggtggggggtggtggtggtggtggtggtggtggtgatgcgaGCCGTCTGGCTTGTGGCTGTAGTGATCCAGCAGGCTCTGCAGCACCTCGTCTGGGATGCCCGACTTGTCGTGCTTGTCAACGCTGATAAGCGGCGACGTGTCCAGCAGGGCCAGTGTCGGCTCGCCGGCCAGGCCGCCCTGGATGACGTTCTGCTGGGGCGGGGGAAGATGCCCGAAGTCGTTCTGTTGGTTCCCGCCGCCGCCTACACCCGCCCCGGAGCCTCCGCCGCCCCCGCTGTTGGCCGCGTGCAGGTAGCGTCGCTTCTTCAGGAACTGCATGGCGTCGTCGTAATTGCTGCTGGTGCCGGGCTGTTTGGGGCCTCCGGAGCCTTGCATGAGGCCCAGGCCATccagccctccccctcccccaccagcGGAGAGCTTCTGGTTATGGAGGCCGGAGTTAGAGCCGCCGGCGGCAGCCTCGTCGGCCATCGACAGAAGGCTCTTGTCCAGGCCCTTGTTTCGGCCGGCCTTCTTGAACACTAGCTTGGGCGTGCGGCCCATGTGGTTGCCCCCGCCGCCCGACGAAGGCCCCCCAGCCTCGCCGTCTCCCGAGCCGGACGGTAGGCCGCCGCCGTAGTCCTGCAGGCCCAGGCCTCGGGGCATGTGaagcgaggaagaggaggaggaggaggaggaggccgccTTCTTCCGCCGGCGCTCCCCGCCGCCCTCTCCCTTGCCTCGGCCTCGCTTGCGCCCTCCAGAGGGGGCGTTGACGGAAGGGTTTCCCTGAGTGAGGAGGTAGCTGCCCTGGCCGAGGTCATCTTCCCCGAGGTCCAGCATGCTTGGGTCAAGGCCCTTCTTTATGGCTTCTTCACAGGTGCGCTTGTGCTTCAGTAATCGGTCGGTGCGTGAGAAATACTGAGGGTGAGGGGGAACACAGAGTGGAGGGAGTTAAGGAAGATGGAACCCTTCAGCAGGGGGGTTTGAACATTCTAACTGAAgattctgttccggaacaaTGTAAGATTCTAAAATAACATGTTCAATTCAGTGAACCCACAGCCCTTTAAACGGCTCTgagtgaacccagatattctttagaacgttctattttcaacattcccatcacactggtgtgacagtACCAACTTAAGGGCTGTAGAGTATTTCATGTGCGTTTACTAACTAAGTAAACATCCTGTTTACGAACACTAAACTCCCTGAAccgcacacacatagatacttTCACCAAATCTGGATTGCAACTATTAACTACCATATCAATAATCATTGAGCTACTATGCTAATAAAAGCGAAGAAAACGACAAATCctgaaaacaacaaacccaACTTGTGAAAATATACACTAAAGTGTAAAGTCACAAGTGGATCCATATAGATCTTACCTGTTGGCAGTTGTCACATTTATATGGCTTTTCTCCACTGTGAGTCCTCTTGTGTCTCTCCATGTGGTACTTCTGAATGAAGCGCATGTTACACTGGTCACAGCTGAACGGCTTCTCTcctgttggagagagagagagagagagagagagagagagagagagagagagagagagagagagagagagagagagagagagagagagagagagagagagagagagagagagagagagagagagagagagagattcagtaCATCCCTCACCAGCTAAAATAGCACAAGTCCCATTTTGGTTATACTACATTCTAAGTATAAACCAGGGCCACACGGATACACTTAAGTGTGACATCATAGCCTTTTGCTATAAAAGCACATTGAGGTCAATGGAAAACGCATTAAATTCAACCCCCTGAGAACTAGAGGTCAACCGATATGACTCTTTTTGTCATTTATTCTACATTATATTATTTTAGGCACATTACAATCTAgtacattttgaaaaaaaaaaaaaacactgttgcCTGAAGGAATTTGAGCAAATGTGTATAGCTGTGTGATGGTTAATGGTAGTAATAATGTAGGTGCTCAAAAACCTTTAGAGCACTTTCCTTACTTTTTTGATGTTCGTTGGCTATACAAGCCAAATGGCCATAATTATAGCAAGTGATAAGTaatcacaaaaaataataaCTTTGTTTACTCGTATTACCAAGCCTGCTACTCTTATCTGCTATGCTGAGGACTATATAGGCCACTAGCGATGGTGTCATAGCGGTCATGACGAACACTGTCCGCATCAACTCTAGTTCAGTGTAATCACGCTTTTGAGCACTTAGTTCCCTCCACCTTAGTTGCTAAGAGCAGAAGGCTCTGTGTGCCTGAACAAGGGGCTGCTGcagcagcatgtgtgtgagagctgcaccgcacacacactacttctTCACTGAGAAAAGACGTTTTGGGCCTTGGCGTAAACGATCTGCTGTCTTGGTGTCTGACACTCATGTCCACAGGGTTGGTAAAGGGTATCCCCACAGCTATAATTATCATGGACGTACTATTTAGAACTAAAGAGAGTGAGGAAGTACCACCCCCATCCACTTCAAAGGCCAAATTTGTGTCAAAAATACTCACAGGGCCACTGCCATCTTTAAAAATTACATCCAACATGTGCCCACTTCACATGCAGCAGCATACTGCCAAATTATTCTGCTTTTCCAAAGCACTACAGAGCTTTTGGAGAAAAGAACATCTTGTTTcttgggtgtgggggtgtgtgtgtgtgtgtgtgtgtgtgtgtgtgcgtgtatgtttctgtgcgtactgtatgtgtgtttctgtgcgtgtgtgtgtatgtgcacgcgcgtgtgtgtgtgcgcgcgcgtttctgtgtgtgtggcagagggaCTCACCGCTGTGGATCTTCTCGTGTCTCTGCAGCAGGTACTTCTGGATGAAGCTCATGTTGCACTGACTGCACCTGAAGGGCCTCTCCCCTGTGCCATCAGAAATAATACAAGTGCCCGCGTCCCGCATTAAATTAAAaataacacacaaaacacagaggAACAGCTTTTAGATTCACATAGTcgtgtgattaaaaaaaaacaaaaatagtaGATTGTCAATCTGCATGTTCATGCTTTAAAGTGAACAAAAACACATAGAACAGAGGAACTTTCAaatccacacagacagacagacacagggtCCCTTTTGATTTACATGCTATTCTGGGTGCTACCCCTAAATGCTACATTAGGCACATAGAGAAACTaaataatatatttaaaaaCTTAAACCGGTGGAGCCCTTAAAAGTATGTCATACTGTTAGCTGCCAGCATGACAGGTGTATCTTTTCCGTGGATTTAAAACAAAGTGTGCCAACACATTAAAGACATACGGTCATGTGTGTACTTGCGGACATACTGGGTGATCTGTAAAAGGTGATGTGCGATctttctgtgcgtgtgcgtgcagtCACCAGAGAAAGCGTCTCACCTGTGTGGATGAGCACGTGTCTGCGCAGGTGGTAGGAACTGCGGAAGGCTGCGTTGCAGTGCTCGCAGATGTGAGGCTTGCAGTTCGGGGACATTGGACCCCCATCTCCATCCAGCATCAGTGACTggatagagacagagggagggaaagaaagaaagaaagaaagaaagaaagaaagaaagatgttATGAAAGGAAAAACATTCACATCTGCTCAATGTCCACAACACTTCAACAGTATACTAATTTCAGAAAGATCTGTGGTTGTTGGGAGTTGGGAGCGTGGTTTAAACTGAACGTTAAAACATTGAAAGTTAATTTCTGAAGAAATGCAAATGAAACAGAGCCAGTGAGAGACTAACAGCAGGGGAGGCTGAGATTAAGCTGAGGGCAGTCACAACATTAGCTTTAAATGGTTTTATTACCCGAGGAACAGCCTCTATATAGATTCTGATGTAACTTGATTACGGTTTTATTGTAGACAATTTAACAAACACTTGTTGCCTGTGGCAACATTCTGACTATTCAGTTCTCAGACAACCAATCAGAATGAAGTACTCTGCAAAGATGAGTGGTGACAAAGAGTattcaaaaaagaaaggcactCCATC from Alosa sapidissima isolate fAloSap1 chromosome 24, fAloSap1.pri, whole genome shotgun sequence encodes:
- the znf281b gene encoding LOW QUALITY PROTEIN: zinc finger protein 281b (The sequence of the model RefSeq protein was modified relative to this genomic sequence to represent the inferred CDS: inserted 2 bases in 1 codon; deleted 1 base in 1 codon), which translates into the protein MNGSPVLQQYAATSSSCNSPTSTVFTSSATMSLIQDKLGNEFLRGNGGMDPNFQPASMLMFSHLPPVTSFTRLASQSVMGDLQQEMILKKERDSPDHGGGGGFLHGMGIKQEKLSELDYRLPMYGTPQSAGHHITVAGGNNGMAQGGSGGGGAGGKGAGTMDMLDMSLGNHQNMLLHDLSLSNFSGRLGKEPKEGRRAKKPNGEGNGGKGRRKRGDAAKSLMLDGDGGPMSPNCKPHICEHCNAAFRSSYHLRRHVLIHTDGTGERPFRCSQCNMSFIQKYLLQRHEKIHSGEKPFSCDQCNMRFIQKYHMERHKRTHSGEKPYKCDNCQQYFSRTDRLLKHKRTCEEAIKKGLDPSMLDLGEDDLGQGSYLLTQGNPSVNAPSGGRKRGRGKGEGGGERRRKKAASSSSSSSSSLHMPRGLGLQDYGGGLPSGSGDGEAGGPSSGGGGNHMGRTPKLVFKKAGRNKGLDKSLLSMADEAAAGGSNSGLHNQKLSAGGGGGGLDGLGLMQGSGGPKQPGTSSNYDDAMQFLKKRRYLHAANSGGGGGSGAGVGGGGNQQNDFGHLPPPQQNVIQGGLAGEPTLALLDTSPLISVDKHDKSGIPDEVLQSLLDHYSHKPDGSHHHHHHHHHHPHHDDVTFDLSGHHVDLQPAEVVGHDDDGSPGGSGDKTVVMSEYSKFLLQTLERTSHSSGFALGPSAPFPTLLTTSSPSSSTLFSDKHVYTTSPMDCGYTQPVSSPLAPSSSSSSSGGTKSHYSMLVSAPSPNSHASGSSGSYHLSSLEPTSHQQLTPSQELDQLEKQHSPPFQLTSDMANGAGSAGQKDGKNGGSSAGGGNSDGGTGAGTNGNAGNGPAYPDLAPLDPSKEVDLRSTYQIENFAQAFGAQFKSGRGTPXLSAYGGADDHRLPRTTVSEFSGYTSLLADVGEPASSGSKTPTSQSYR